In one Catenovulum adriaticum genomic region, the following are encoded:
- a CDS encoding GGDEF domain-containing protein, translated as MRRIFILNLFSLVGASVTAIMGGNALIHDNYLLASSLLLACICFYGGHFYLKTTQHHKEPATGVLIALSSLMLYLIYSGGVDNTGPLWIYIIPPVALFLGGLSVGLFNIFVFISLAILLMFYDNGALLATEYSVSFKLRLIYSFLTVTFLSYCYEYSRKLSLNNIKELSEKFEKMAKHDALTGLSNRRDMMDKIQIEYARISRSHNTACLLLCDIDHFKQVNDNYGHEAGDIILTQLSTHFKNMVRQQDVVSRWGGEEFLFLLPDANLNSAEAAAENIREKIADIQFKIGKSSTKITLSIGVSTLSENRSITDSIGKADKFLYKAKQNGRNQVCSSKSVALNKNTTN; from the coding sequence ATGCGAAGGATATTTATCCTTAATTTATTCTCGTTAGTTGGTGCTAGCGTGACTGCTATTATGGGTGGCAACGCCTTAATTCATGACAATTACCTACTCGCCAGTAGTTTATTACTGGCTTGTATATGTTTTTATGGTGGTCATTTTTACCTAAAAACAACTCAACATCACAAAGAGCCTGCCACAGGTGTATTAATCGCCTTATCTAGTTTAATGCTCTATTTAATCTATAGTGGGGGGGTTGACAACACGGGGCCACTTTGGATTTATATCATTCCACCCGTGGCACTTTTTTTAGGGGGCTTATCTGTTGGGCTTTTTAACATTTTTGTATTCATTAGCCTAGCCATATTACTGATGTTTTATGATAACGGCGCTTTGTTAGCCACTGAATATAGCGTTAGCTTTAAACTCAGGCTTATATATTCATTTTTAACGGTCACCTTTTTATCTTACTGTTATGAGTATTCGCGCAAACTTTCTTTAAATAATATTAAAGAATTAAGTGAAAAATTTGAAAAAATGGCAAAACACGATGCACTCACGGGTTTATCTAATCGAAGAGATATGATGGATAAAATTCAAATTGAATATGCCCGAATTTCTCGCTCGCATAACACTGCCTGCCTATTATTATGCGATATAGACCACTTTAAACAGGTTAATGATAACTATGGTCATGAAGCTGGAGATATTATTTTAACGCAACTTTCAACACACTTTAAAAACATGGTTCGCCAACAAGATGTAGTATCACGCTGGGGAGGCGAAGAGTTTTTATTTTTATTACCCGATGCCAACTTAAACAGTGCAGAAGCTGCGGCTGAAAATATTCGCGAAAAAATAGCCGACATTCAGTTTAAAATCGGCAAAAGCTCGACGAAAATCACCCTGAGTATAGGCGTTTCAACCCTTTCTGAAAATCGGTCAATAACAGACAGTATCGGAAAAGCTGATAAATTTTTATACAAAGCAAAACAAAATGGCCGCAACCAAGTTTGCAGTTCAAAGTCTGTCGCGCTCAATAAAAATACAACTAACTAA
- the dgt gene encoding dGTP triphosphohydrolase, whose amino-acid sequence MKIKHFIDFSDNLAQDNNFALIGNINMLNWAQLLNGLRRKDIHGQGSQTLSANGRIELERDYDRILFATPTRRMADKTQVFPLERNDSVRNRLTHSHEVSSLARSIGIRLAFDFREQVFSQHASRELERCVPALLAAIGLAHDLGNPPFGHQGEIAIQNWFKRHQENIFGTINHPDSEDFINFDGNAQTFRLVTRLQVLNDKFGLNLTYATLASMIKYPISSQHCKAYGWKKSGFFQSEQHIVEDVWQQTGLAEGIRHPFTLLMEACDDIAYSVLDAEDIVKKDIASFSDIVDFLEHHNPDDTITKKILTSAKQKNKSFKNSSISPKELNEVSMQMFRVYAISAMIQALLETFVNDIDKILAGDIKPGYELLDNSAANQFCKTMKKFDSIHGYQHKSVLELELKGNNYISGIMDMLWLGIENEQHEKNHSLFGKYAYQRISENYRRIFAEESHVSLNYRKAQLLADAVSGMTDNYLIQLYNELQHLND is encoded by the coding sequence ATGAAAATTAAGCATTTTATTGATTTTTCAGACAACTTAGCTCAGGATAATAACTTTGCATTAATAGGGAATATCAACATGCTCAACTGGGCTCAACTTTTAAACGGTTTACGCCGAAAAGATATTCACGGACAAGGGAGCCAAACCTTATCTGCTAATGGTCGCATTGAGTTAGAGCGCGACTATGATCGCATTTTATTTGCTACACCAACAAGGCGCATGGCCGATAAAACTCAAGTGTTTCCACTTGAGCGCAACGATAGTGTTCGTAATCGCCTGACTCATAGTCACGAAGTGTCTAGTTTAGCCCGCAGCATTGGCATCCGCCTCGCGTTTGACTTTAGAGAACAAGTATTTTCACAACACGCTAGTCGTGAATTGGAACGTTGTGTCCCTGCTTTATTAGCCGCCATTGGCTTAGCTCATGATTTAGGTAACCCCCCTTTTGGACATCAAGGCGAAATCGCCATCCAAAATTGGTTTAAGCGCCACCAAGAAAACATTTTTGGCACTATCAATCATCCCGACTCAGAAGATTTTATTAACTTTGACGGTAACGCTCAAACCTTTAGGCTGGTCACACGCTTACAGGTTTTAAACGACAAATTTGGCCTAAATTTAACCTATGCTACGTTAGCATCAATGATTAAATACCCAATTTCCAGCCAACACTGTAAAGCGTATGGCTGGAAAAAATCAGGCTTTTTTCAATCAGAGCAACATATTGTTGAAGATGTTTGGCAACAAACCGGGTTAGCAGAAGGCATTCGCCACCCATTTACGCTTTTAATGGAAGCCTGTGACGATATCGCCTACTCAGTTTTAGATGCGGAAGATATTGTTAAAAAAGACATTGCCTCCTTTTCCGATATAGTCGATTTTTTAGAGCATCATAATCCAGATGATACAATCACTAAAAAAATATTAACCAGCGCTAAGCAGAAAAACAAATCATTTAAAAATTCAAGTATTAGCCCAAAAGAGCTAAATGAAGTTTCAATGCAAATGTTTCGAGTATATGCAATCAGTGCTATGATCCAAGCCTTATTAGAAACGTTTGTAAACGACATTGACAAAATTTTAGCTGGTGATATCAAGCCCGGTTATGAACTGTTAGATAACAGCGCAGCGAATCAATTTTGTAAAACCATGAAAAAGTTTGACAGCATTCATGGATATCAACATAAATCTGTATTGGAGCTAGAGCTTAAAGGCAATAACTACATATCCGGTATTATGGATATGTTATGGCTAGGCATTGAAAACGAGCAACACGAAAAAAATCACAGTTTATTTGGCAAATATGCTTATCAGCGTATTTCAGAAAATTATCGCCGTATTTTTGCTGAAGAAAGCCATGTTAGTTTAAATTACCGAAAAGCCCAGTTATTAGCGGATGCCGTATCCGGAATGACAGACAACTATTTAATTCAATTATACAATGAGCTACAACATTTAAATGACTAA
- a CDS encoding succinylglutamate desuccinylase/aspartoacylase domain-containing protein has translation MEIELNKLRYIKLERESLPDEAEAWLSELTTGVVIDIKGIHCHKTRVLSALVHGNEPSSFYAIHRWLKSDKQAYCNVRFVIASVEASKCEPYFNLRYVDGETDLNRQFAILPDQLNEASPAQIRAASIKQAILEVKPEAVIDMHNTSSASPPFSVATRIDMQAQALASFFCQTMIYTRLKLGALMEQDFNCPIVTIECGGAKDQQAHEMAYQGLVEYLSADDLFSGHHFKLIDIIEHPLRLEILSGFSLAFAQHQHADVDVTLVADIEQHNMGVTRADCFIGWSRVGTDAFAVKNEAGEAQSSQLLYCKNGELYTKQPLRIFMATSHVVIAQKDCLFYAICCEPDCLAD, from the coding sequence ATGGAAATTGAATTAAATAAACTTAGGTACATTAAGCTTGAACGCGAATCCTTGCCGGATGAAGCCGAGGCTTGGTTAAGTGAACTCACTACTGGCGTGGTGATTGATATAAAAGGCATACATTGCCATAAAACGCGGGTGCTATCTGCGCTTGTTCATGGCAATGAGCCTTCTAGTTTTTATGCGATTCATCGTTGGTTAAAATCAGATAAACAAGCTTATTGCAATGTACGCTTTGTGATTGCCTCGGTTGAGGCCTCTAAATGCGAGCCTTATTTTAATTTACGCTATGTGGATGGTGAAACTGATTTAAACCGTCAGTTTGCAATTTTACCTGATCAGCTAAATGAAGCCAGCCCAGCGCAAATTAGGGCAGCAAGTATTAAACAAGCTATTTTAGAAGTAAAACCAGAAGCGGTGATAGACATGCATAATACGTCATCTGCCAGTCCGCCTTTTAGTGTGGCAACGCGAATTGATATGCAGGCACAAGCGCTTGCTTCATTTTTTTGCCAAACGATGATTTACACGCGCCTTAAATTAGGCGCGTTAATGGAGCAAGATTTTAATTGCCCCATTGTCACTATTGAGTGTGGCGGGGCTAAAGATCAACAAGCACATGAAATGGCCTATCAGGGATTAGTTGAGTATTTATCAGCCGACGACTTATTTAGTGGTCATCATTTTAAATTAATCGATATTATAGAGCATCCGCTTAGGTTAGAGATCTTGTCTGGCTTTAGTTTGGCTTTTGCTCAGCATCAGCATGCTGATGTAGATGTCACTTTAGTCGCTGATATTGAACAGCATAATATGGGGGTAACCCGGGCGGATTGTTTTATTGGCTGGAGCCGAGTTGGCACGGATGCTTTTGCGGTAAAAAACGAAGCTGGTGAAGCTCAATCAAGCCAGTTGTTATACTGCAAAAATGGCGAGCTGTATACCAAACAGCCACTACGCATTTTTATGGCAACCAGCCATGTGGTTATTGCGCAAAAAGACTGCTTATTTTACGCAATATGTTGTGAGCCAGATTGTTTAGCGGATTAA
- a CDS encoding TonB-dependent receptor: protein MSLFKPNTLTIALWAAGLTMPAIAYSAESEVEQTTLEQEESIETITITGFRRSLIDSINTKRFSDTVSEQISADDLGALPDVSISDALTRLPGISAVRTNGQSGEINIRGLAGGFVFTTLNGREQVSTKGERNIEFDQYPSELISSGAVYKSPKASLIEGGVAGTVELTTASPLSIKNDYKLSANARMMKNDRSSEIYDADGTGHRLSVSYQTKLLDDTLGVAVGAARLYQPSVSTQFIGLAYNERKELDFDQAEQERDEALGLENPGQEYLSEGMELQHRGGAETRTGLMGVIEYAPTDNFVLKADYFKSKFDSEEFARGLRIKFEPDDAGINNPVLEDGDYMIGGTISRYSNGYTRIETANDNNNKENSITSYGVNADWFITDNLQVQFDVSHSKADSDFRNGLLWSLIAEDANADSPVTDKNLSINYQLNGLDLPDLGVNQGDKLTDINHLMVSKYGIYPYIYSDQVDAVKFDLTYTLDNDFFSSIEFGARESEREYTAKRQVFEYGSDGEFLTEEAPLKLTDDMVHQVDWEGEFSYFPSYLAIDMDKALNAWFPSGVPEPVQTWGNAPGVDNQDDITTNTDYSWSMVQSGNVYEDVFAAYAMANIDTEFLGVPVTGNLGVRMVETEQSATELKNVDGNLKAGAQNIKDEAGLINTEYSKEVRGIKYTDYLPQLNLNFKITDNDQIRVAAAKVMSRPPIHRLAAQSSYNINALTGEVTGSATNNPELKPFYATQYDLSFERYFDDASGSLAVALFYKDIESTGIQAVTLENFDFEGYGFPIPDAIEQESGAMLETTNGDFEIAYNDDNGGYLRGLEVSFTKIFVDLPELFSGLGVNLNYSYTESEIDQLQNVDGDTFSTSLPGLSKNLFTGTAFWEYQNFETRLSVRYRDKFVSDQTARDTQIVNYDAETVLDYQASYKLTDSLSVLFQANNLTDAPTKSYFGTEAKTGTIQYFGRQFYLGVNYAL, encoded by the coding sequence ATGTCTTTATTCAAGCCTAACACACTAACTATCGCGTTATGGGCTGCAGGTTTAACCATGCCAGCTATCGCTTATAGTGCAGAGAGTGAGGTTGAGCAAACTACGCTAGAACAAGAAGAATCAATAGAAACCATTACTATTACTGGTTTTCGTCGTAGTTTGATTGACTCAATTAACACAAAACGTTTTTCAGATACGGTTTCAGAACAAATTTCAGCAGATGATTTAGGTGCCTTGCCAGATGTATCTATATCAGATGCTTTAACGCGTTTACCGGGTATTTCAGCGGTACGAACTAACGGTCAATCTGGCGAAATTAACATTCGTGGTTTAGCGGGTGGTTTTGTGTTTACCACATTAAATGGTCGTGAGCAGGTGTCTACTAAAGGTGAACGAAATATTGAGTTTGATCAATATCCATCTGAACTTATTAGTTCGGGCGCTGTTTATAAATCGCCCAAAGCTTCACTGATTGAAGGCGGTGTTGCGGGCACGGTTGAGCTTACTACAGCAAGCCCACTAAGTATTAAAAATGACTATAAATTGTCTGCTAATGCGCGAATGATGAAAAATGATCGTTCAAGCGAGATTTATGATGCCGACGGTACAGGGCATAGATTAAGTGTTTCGTATCAAACTAAGTTGTTGGATGACACTTTAGGGGTTGCTGTTGGCGCAGCACGTTTATATCAACCTAGTGTTTCAACTCAATTTATAGGTTTAGCTTATAACGAGCGTAAAGAGCTTGATTTTGATCAAGCCGAACAAGAACGAGATGAAGCACTTGGCTTAGAAAATCCAGGGCAAGAGTATTTAAGTGAGGGAATGGAGCTGCAACACAGAGGTGGCGCCGAAACTCGAACAGGATTAATGGGTGTTATTGAGTATGCACCCACTGATAATTTTGTGTTAAAAGCCGATTATTTTAAATCTAAATTTGATTCAGAAGAATTTGCTCGCGGCCTACGCATTAAATTTGAGCCAGATGATGCCGGTATTAATAATCCTGTTTTAGAAGATGGCGATTATATGATTGGCGGTACTATTAGTCGTTATTCAAATGGTTATACCCGTATTGAAACCGCTAATGACAACAATAATAAAGAAAACAGTATTACGAGTTATGGCGTGAATGCCGACTGGTTTATAACTGATAATTTACAAGTTCAATTTGATGTATCTCATTCAAAAGCGGATAGCGATTTTAGAAATGGTTTGCTGTGGAGCTTGATTGCTGAAGATGCTAATGCTGACTCACCCGTTACTGATAAAAATTTGTCAATTAACTATCAACTCAACGGTTTAGACTTACCTGATTTAGGCGTTAATCAAGGCGATAAACTGACCGATATTAATCATTTAATGGTTAGTAAATATGGGATTTATCCTTACATTTATTCAGATCAGGTGGATGCAGTTAAATTTGATTTAACTTACACCCTAGATAATGATTTTTTCTCGTCAATTGAATTTGGTGCACGTGAATCTGAACGCGAATATACCGCTAAACGACAAGTGTTTGAGTACGGTAGTGATGGTGAATTTTTAACTGAAGAAGCTCCGCTTAAACTAACTGATGATATGGTTCATCAAGTTGATTGGGAAGGTGAATTTTCATACTTTCCAAGCTATTTAGCAATTGACATGGATAAAGCGCTTAATGCTTGGTTTCCATCTGGCGTACCTGAACCAGTACAAACCTGGGGTAACGCACCGGGTGTTGATAATCAAGACGATATTACCACTAATACCGATTACTCTTGGTCTATGGTGCAAAGTGGTAATGTATATGAAGACGTATTTGCCGCATACGCTATGGCAAATATAGATACTGAGTTTTTAGGTGTTCCTGTAACTGGTAATTTAGGCGTGCGCATGGTTGAAACTGAGCAATCAGCAACCGAGCTAAAAAACGTAGATGGCAACTTAAAAGCTGGTGCTCAAAATATTAAAGATGAAGCTGGGTTGATTAATACTGAGTATAGTAAAGAAGTTCGTGGAATTAAGTACACCGATTACCTGCCTCAGCTTAATTTAAACTTTAAAATTACCGACAATGATCAAATTAGGGTTGCGGCTGCTAAAGTCATGTCTCGCCCTCCAATTCATCGTTTAGCGGCGCAAAGCTCATATAACATTAATGCATTAACAGGTGAAGTCACTGGGAGCGCAACAAATAACCCAGAATTAAAACCTTTTTATGCAACTCAGTACGACCTATCGTTTGAACGTTATTTTGATGATGCATCAGGGTCGTTAGCGGTTGCTTTGTTTTACAAAGACATTGAATCAACTGGTATTCAAGCTGTGACTTTAGAAAACTTTGATTTTGAAGGCTATGGTTTTCCAATACCAGACGCAATCGAGCAAGAAAGCGGCGCTATGTTAGAGACGACTAATGGTGATTTTGAAATCGCTTACAATGATGACAATGGCGGTTACCTGCGTGGTTTAGAAGTGTCTTTCACTAAAATTTTTGTTGATTTACCTGAATTATTTTCCGGTTTAGGGGTGAATTTAAATTATTCGTATACCGAAAGTGAAATTGACCAATTGCAAAATGTGGATGGTGATACTTTTAGCACTAGCTTACCAGGCTTATCTAAAAACTTATTTACGGGTACGGCATTTTGGGAGTATCAAAATTTTGAAACTCGGTTAAGCGTAAGGTATCGCGACAAATTTGTTTCTGATCAAACCGCTCGAGATACTCAAATTGTTAATTACGACGCTGAAACTGTGCTTGATTACCAGGCCTCATACAAACTAACCGACAGCCTAAGTGTTTTATTTCAGGCCAATAACTTAACTGATGCACCCACTAAAAGTTATTTTGGCACTGAAGCGAAAACCGGCACCATTCAATACTTTGGTCGTCAATTTTATCTAGGTGTGAATTACGCTCTGTAA